A window of Bacillaceae bacterium S4-13-56 genomic DNA:
CCCTACCACGTCTGGAGAATATAGGTGGGGGAATTTTAAATGACTATGTGGGGGAATTTTCACTTGACAATTACATCCAATGTTCTAACTAACTCGGGAACTGTTGAATTAATATACTTCTTAGCAATTCCAATATTTGTTTCTTTAGGTTGTTGTTCGGCACTGATAACTAATGGAAATAAAAAAGATACTGAAGTTACAAAAATAATAAAACTCAGGATAACTTTTTTCATAATACTGGATCATCTTCCATTTTTTATTTAATGTGTTCAGTATTATATTTCTTGAAAAATATTAAAATTCCTTCTATTTTTGTAAATTTTTATAAATTATGTTAATTGCTAATAAAAGATGATAAACTAATCATGAGAGAAGACTGTAAAATAAATTATGAGGTGATAAATATGAGAAAAATGATTTCTTTATTTTTTTTGATTGCTTTTTTTATAGCTTTCACAGTTAGTGAATTCCAGTTTAATATTAAATTTTTATCTTATACTTTATTGTTTTTACTTATGTTATCCATAATGTATTTAATCTTTGTCTACGGAAGAAGGTTATTGATACTAATCAATAGAGAAAAAAAGTAATTAGCTTTAGTGTTATTAAACTCTATATACTAATAGAAAACCTAAAACAAAAAATGGTAATTCTGCCGAACAAGTATTTAACAACGTAATAGAAAAGTACTTTAAAGTAGAAGGTAAAAATCGAGAATTCAATTTAACAGATGCAGTGATATTAGGTCTTTTAGAAAACCTAATTAATCACTCGAAGTCAATGCTTATTCTTTTAATGCAAAAACACCACGTTTCCATAGATACAATTCTAAGAACAATTTTTGAGAATTACGTTTACTTAAAGTTTGTGTTAGAAAAAGATACTGATAAGCGAGCAAAATCTTATGGTTGTTCCACAAAACTTAAAGAAATTCAATTGATGGATAATTTAGCTGAAGACAGCCTAAGAGGACACTCCCTCAGAGAATTTCTAAAAATTAAAAAAGATGATGTTTCGAAACTATCTAAAGAAATGTCAGAAACATATAAGGAAAGAGTAATAGATCAATATCTAAATGAACTTGGGATGAAACGCTTAGAACAAAAATGGTATAACCTCAATCAAAATACAAAAACCCTCAAAAAACTATGTGAAGATTTAGACTTAACTGTGGAGTATGAGTTAATTTATTCTATTCTTTCAACAGAAACACATGCAAAAGACGCAATACAACGTTTCTTTTTTGAAAAAAATTATATAAGAATTCTGGAAGTTATGAAAAATGAGCTATTATATGTTTCGATGGCAGGACTTTATCTCATCGAATCTGTAAGATTGATATATACTTATTATAACTTAAAAAAATGTTTAACTAACTTCAACGCATTAATAGCAATCAATGATAAATTCAGAAAAGCAGCAAAGCGATAAGTAACATCCCTTTAATTAGAGGGGAACTCCTTATTTAAAGAATCATTCTAGCTAGTAACAGGAACACGCTATTGTGGGATATATATTTTCAAATAAAATAATAGTAAAGGCGCACCTCCTATAAAGGGCATGCGCCAGGCAGTTGAATATACATTTTGAAGAACAGTAGACTTATTCTACGTAAAGAGATAAAATAATTCCTTTTTAAATTAATGTACTTCTTACTTAAGTAGTTTCAAAGGGCTGATAGAACAT
This region includes:
- a CDS encoding DUF5677 domain-containing protein; this translates as MILGLLENLINHSKSMLILLMQKHHVSIDTILRTIFENYVYLKFVLEKDTDKRAKSYGCSTKLKEIQLMDNLAEDSLRGHSLREFLKIKKDDVSKLSKEMSETYKERVIDQYLNELGMKRLEQKWYNLNQNTKTLKKLCEDLDLTVEYELIYSILSTETHAKDAIQRFFFEKNYIRILEVMKNELLYVSMAGLYLIESVRLIYTYYNLKKCLTNFNALIAINDKFRKAAKR